In Centroberyx gerrardi isolate f3 chromosome 11, fCenGer3.hap1.cur.20231027, whole genome shotgun sequence, the following are encoded in one genomic region:
- the LOC139915643 gene encoding microfibrillar-associated protein 3-like yields the protein MPPASELLLTVLLLCGRTGAGAAAVAQNRSEAAAPRRPSGPPAPRSVVVKEGSGALIECNVTGARDDVQWYSSRGPVPGQDGGAKWQIEEQGALNITAVSFEDRGRYTCVASSAAGTANYTVTLRVAHTGSGLGLYYVIVCLVAFTVTMILNVARLCMVSSHLKETEKAINEFFRTEGAEKLQKAFEVAKRIPIITSAKTLELAKVTQFKTMEFARHMEELARSVPLPPLILNCRTVGEETAETVEVIGQRQAIAPPRSDGEGEGGGEACEALLADRGGGGGGGGSLDIKVSVHPLSESVGEERRAEEAEAEEAEGCGPALEPGS from the exons aTGCCTCCTGCCTCAGAGCTGCTGctcacagtgctgctgctgtgcggGCGGACAGGGGCGGGCGCAGCGGCCGTGGCTCAGAACCGGTCGGAGGCGGCGGCCCCACGGCGCCCGTCCGGCCCCCCCGCCCCCAGGAGCGTGGTGGTGAAGGAGGGATCCGGCGCGCTGATCGAGTGCAACGTGACAGGAGCCCGAGATGACGTCCAGTGGTACAGCTCCAGAGGGCCTGTCCCGGGACAGGATGGAG GTGCGAAGTGGCAGATTGAGGAGCAGGGAGCGCTGAACATCACTGCGGTTTCCTTTGAGGACCGCGGCCGCTACACCTGCGTCGCCTCCAGCGCCGCCGGCACCGCCAACTACACCGTCACCCTGCGGGTCGCCCACACCGGCAGCGGCCTGGGCCTGTACTACGTCATCGTCTGCCTGGTGGCCTTCACCGTCACCATGATCCTCAACGTGGCGCGCCTCTGCATGGTCAGCAGCCACCTGAAGGAGACGGAGAAGGCCATCAACGAGTTCTTCCGCACCGAGGGCGCCGAGAAGCTGCAGAAGGCCTTCGAGGTCGCCAAGCGCATCCCCATCATCACTTCGGCCAAGACGCTGGAGCTGGCCAAGGTCACGCAGTTCAAGACCATGGAGTTCGCCCGTCACATGGAGGAGCTGGCGAGGAGCGTCCCGCTGCCCCCGCTCATCCTCAACTGCCGCACTGTCGGGGAGGAGACCGCCGAGACGGTGGAGGTGATCGGGCAGAGGCAGGCGATAGCTCCGCCCCGTTCTgacggagagggggagggaggaggggaggcgtGTGAGGCGCTGCTGGCAGAtcgaggtggaggaggaggaggaggaggcagtctTGACATCAAGGTGTCAGTCCACCCGCTTTCTGAATCTGTAGGTGAGGAGAGGCgggcggaggaggcggaggcggaggaggcggagggatGCGGCCCTGCGCTCGAACCAGGCTCATGA